A genomic region of Saprospiraceae bacterium contains the following coding sequences:
- a CDS encoding carboxy terminal-processing peptidase yields the protein MNSKRNWFLLLPILVLVFYFTGNCRQPQHEPTSKESHLLKLIYESSQRFHYAPPVVDDAFSEKAFKDFLDNMDLGKRFYTHKDVKQLEKYKKDLDDHFKEGKVEFFDLALQLLDQGIANSESYYKEVIGMPFDFTKDEEFEFDSDKRSWPADEKAMKDYWRRSVKHEKLNRYFDELAALEKENKKRPDDSIRMEIDKAVKDNLDGFFDRLRQVRRSDRFELFVNTFIHLYDPHTDYLNPKEKEDFNINMSGKLEGIGARLQTEREYTKVSSIVPGGPAGRQGELEANDIIMGVQQDGKDEVDIKGMRIDDVVSKIRGKKGTKVTLKVKKQGGEVKSITIVRDEVIMDEGFAKSAMLKLDGIQEKVGFIRLPRFYADFNDANSPSAAKDIAEEIAKLKAEGAESIILDLRNNGGGSLQEVVDMSGLFIPEGPVVQVRDKKGARAYNDPDPKVHFDGPLVILVNSNSASASEIISACLQDYKRAIIVGGEPTFGKGTVQQFRNLDQLTPYANMRPLGEMKVTIQKYYRVNGGSVQLKGVDPDILLPDTYSYIINGEKEYDHPLQYDVIEKQNYNQNVFVVKNLEDLRKKSNERVKENQTFKLIDENAKRLAKTREETVIPLEYKKYKAWYDKRNEDAKKFEKILDNPIQGLICENLKSDMAYINADSSRIARNEDFLKNLSKDIYVAESINILRDLRK from the coding sequence ATGAATTCAAAAAGAAATTGGTTTTTATTACTGCCGATATTGGTTCTCGTATTTTATTTCACCGGAAATTGCCGCCAGCCTCAACACGAGCCGACTTCCAAGGAAAGCCACTTGTTAAAACTGATCTATGAAAGTTCGCAAAGATTTCATTATGCTCCGCCAGTGGTCGATGATGCTTTTTCAGAAAAAGCTTTTAAGGATTTTTTAGACAACATGGATCTGGGAAAAAGATTTTATACCCATAAGGACGTCAAACAATTAGAAAAATATAAAAAGGATCTGGATGATCATTTTAAAGAAGGAAAAGTTGAATTCTTTGATTTGGCATTGCAGTTGCTCGATCAGGGAATTGCTAATTCAGAATCTTACTATAAAGAAGTCATCGGTATGCCTTTTGATTTTACAAAAGACGAAGAATTCGAATTTGATTCAGACAAACGATCCTGGCCTGCTGATGAAAAAGCAATGAAGGATTACTGGCGCAGGTCTGTTAAACACGAAAAACTGAATCGCTATTTTGATGAATTAGCCGCTTTGGAAAAAGAAAACAAAAAAAGACCTGATGATTCCATACGAATGGAAATTGATAAAGCTGTAAAAGATAATTTAGACGGATTTTTTGATCGCCTGCGACAAGTAAGGAGATCAGACCGATTTGAATTATTTGTAAATACTTTTATCCATTTATACGATCCTCACACAGATTATCTGAATCCTAAAGAAAAGGAAGATTTTAATATTAACATGTCTGGAAAACTGGAAGGAATCGGTGCGCGATTACAAACAGAAAGAGAGTATACAAAAGTATCTTCCATTGTTCCGGGTGGTCCTGCCGGCCGGCAGGGTGAGCTCGAAGCCAATGATATCATCATGGGTGTTCAACAGGATGGTAAAGATGAAGTTGACATAAAAGGCATGAGAATTGACGATGTGGTTAGTAAAATAAGGGGGAAGAAAGGAACAAAAGTCACATTAAAAGTAAAAAAACAAGGCGGCGAAGTGAAATCCATTACCATCGTTCGCGATGAAGTGATTATGGATGAAGGATTTGCCAAATCAGCGATGTTAAAGCTCGATGGGATCCAGGAGAAAGTTGGGTTCATTCGATTGCCCCGATTCTATGCAGATTTCAACGATGCCAACAGTCCATCGGCGGCAAAAGATATTGCTGAAGAAATTGCCAAGTTAAAAGCAGAAGGTGCGGAAAGTATTATTCTCGATTTGCGAAATAACGGTGGTGGTTCTTTACAAGAAGTTGTAGATATGTCGGGCTTGTTTATTCCTGAAGGTCCCGTCGTTCAAGTGAGAGATAAAAAAGGTGCAAGAGCTTACAATGATCCGGATCCAAAAGTGCATTTTGATGGTCCATTAGTAATCCTTGTGAATTCAAACAGTGCCTCAGCTTCCGAAATCATCAGTGCCTGTCTTCAGGATTATAAAAGAGCAATTATTGTCGGGGGTGAACCTACGTTTGGCAAAGGAACAGTTCAACAATTCAGAAATTTAGACCAGCTTACTCCCTATGCAAATATGAGACCGCTGGGCGAAATGAAAGTCACCATACAAAAGTATTATCGCGTCAATGGAGGTTCCGTTCAATTAAAAGGTGTTGATCCGGATATTCTATTACCCGATACCTATAGTTATATCATCAATGGAGAAAAAGAATACGATCATCCACTCCAGTATGATGTGATTGAAAAACAGAATTACAATCAAAATGTATTTGTAGTAAAAAACCTCGAGGATTTACGCAAAAAAAGCAATGAACGCGTAAAAGAGAATCAAACATTTAAGCTCATCGACGAAAACGCAAAACGCCTGGCCAAAACCAGAGAAGAAACCGTCATACCACTTGAATATAAAAAATACAAAGCCTGGTATGATAAAAGAAATGAAGATGCCAAAAAGTTTGAGAAAATTCTCGACAACCCTATCCAGGGTTTGATCTGCGAAAATCTAAAATCAGATATGGCATATATCAATGCAGACTCTTCGAGGATTGCACGCAATGAAGATTTTCTTAAAAATCTTTCCAAAGATATTTATGTAGCAGAGTCCATCAACATACTCAGGGACCTGCGCAAGTAA
- a CDS encoding 5'-nucleotidase C-terminal domain-containing protein, with protein sequence MMTKADANAKTAYLHKVHFNTNKKSFTLKSELVKLDEHIVLDPEVQNLVTQWKSIEYKIIREMGFEPDEVLMKLSTPYDAREQTTRNNQCPFGELIAKSMLAAYSGADAAILNSGGIRVDDMLSGSLSQYDILRSLPYGGSVLLVSIKGSLLRNVLNVGEKNKGSGGYLQRYRLTQNSNDQWFVGTELLKDEAWYKLVINDFLMTGKEKGLDFLTRQNPEIKILSEADPKDKNALTNDIRSVIIDYIKKGGK encoded by the coding sequence GTGATGACCAAAGCGGATGCCAATGCAAAAACAGCCTATCTTCACAAAGTCCATTTCAACACCAACAAGAAATCATTTACTTTAAAATCTGAACTTGTCAAATTAGATGAACATATTGTATTAGATCCCGAAGTTCAAAACCTGGTTACCCAATGGAAATCCATAGAATATAAAATCATCCGCGAAATGGGATTTGAACCCGATGAAGTTTTGATGAAACTTTCAACTCCTTATGATGCAAGAGAACAAACGACGCGAAATAATCAATGCCCGTTTGGTGAATTAATTGCCAAATCCATGTTGGCAGCTTATTCCGGAGCTGATGCGGCCATCCTAAATTCAGGAGGCATCCGCGTAGACGACATGTTGAGCGGTAGTTTATCACAATACGATATTCTCAGGTCATTGCCTTATGGAGGTTCAGTCCTTTTAGTGAGTATAAAAGGATCTTTGCTCAGAAACGTACTAAATGTTGGAGAAAAGAATAAAGGTTCAGGCGGCTATCTACAACGATATCGATTGACTCAAAATTCAAATGATCAATGGTTTGTTGGTACAGAACTCTTAAAAGATGAAGCTTGGTATAAGCTTGTCATTAATGATTTTCTAATGACGGGAAAAGAAAAAGGCCTCGATTTTCTTACACGCCAAAATCCGGAAATCAAAATTTTAAGCGAAGCTGATCCGAAAGATAAAAATGCACTGACAAATGATATCAGGAGTGTGATTATTGATTATATAAAGAAAGGGGGGAAGTGA
- a CDS encoding tetratricopeptide repeat protein, with product MKEEKKTKTKQTKPVAQNELVRGATSFFESRIQITRLLPALAIALTFIGYIPSLSAEFVNWDDQDYASNNPLIHNFSNFLKFFTTPVQGNYHPLTMISLAFNYAISGLNPFSYHLVNVLFHLANVFLVFKFINGLLPGKIFIAFSVALFFGVHPMHVESVAWVSERKDVLYTFFFLLGFIQYLKYIDLNSKRNYWYCFLFFCLSIMSKPAAIIFPAVLFTLDFYRNRPFSFSIIKDKIPFGLIAAFFLYLTLHAQTSAGATPTSEFYTWDTRIFFPFYGYMMYIYKMFLPIGLTAFYPLPPINEGLKTAYYIGPIVFLLSSYWSYKTWKQNREVTFGFAFYLVNLFLVLQLFLVGSAIIAERYTYVPYIGLFFVFSWCLEKMLSQKKNLAYGLVIGAGLICTGLTYKHATTWQNTGSLWDNAIRSYPGAKAYTNRAYLYQQQGQLEKALQHYQTSLKYNVIDAEVYYNMGVIYFNLNKDSFALTSYGTALQYKPEYEEAFNGRGSVYARMGQHEKAYADFNKCLSLDPNYALAYKNRASSYFIENKYDSAIVDYKRYIALNKSDVEGVSNLCVVYLNKGDNEEAIKICDQAIQQDPKFAKAYTNAGAAYINLNNFPKAIEYLSKSFTLDSISEENLKFLSLAYLKNGDTTKAYSIFEYAQKLKAR from the coding sequence ATGAAAGAAGAAAAGAAAACCAAAACGAAGCAAACCAAGCCTGTTGCACAAAATGAACTTGTTCGTGGTGCAACTTCCTTCTTTGAATCCAGGATCCAAATTACAAGGCTGCTTCCAGCCCTTGCAATTGCCTTAACATTCATTGGTTATATTCCATCGTTAAGTGCCGAATTCGTCAACTGGGACGACCAGGACTATGCCAGCAACAATCCACTGATTCATAATTTTTCAAACTTTTTAAAATTTTTTACAACCCCGGTTCAAGGAAATTATCATCCATTGACCATGATCAGTCTAGCATTTAATTATGCGATCTCCGGATTGAATCCATTCAGTTATCATCTGGTCAATGTTTTATTCCACCTCGCGAATGTGTTTCTTGTTTTTAAATTTATAAATGGATTGCTTCCCGGAAAAATATTTATTGCATTCAGTGTAGCATTATTTTTTGGCGTGCATCCCATGCATGTCGAATCAGTAGCCTGGGTTTCAGAACGCAAAGATGTGCTTTATACTTTTTTCTTTTTATTGGGATTCATTCAATATTTAAAATATATCGATCTAAATTCGAAGAGGAACTATTGGTATTGCTTTCTTTTCTTCTGTCTATCCATCATGTCCAAGCCAGCTGCGATTATTTTTCCTGCAGTCCTTTTCACATTGGACTTTTATAGAAATCGGCCATTTAGTTTCTCGATCATTAAAGATAAAATTCCGTTTGGACTCATTGCTGCATTCTTTTTATACCTGACTCTTCATGCCCAAACCAGTGCGGGAGCAACACCCACTTCAGAATTTTATACCTGGGACACAAGGATATTTTTTCCCTTTTATGGATACATGATGTATATCTACAAAATGTTTTTACCTATAGGGCTAACTGCTTTTTATCCCCTGCCTCCTATTAATGAGGGACTCAAAACAGCTTATTATATTGGACCGATCGTTTTTTTATTATCCTCTTATTGGTCATACAAAACATGGAAACAGAATCGCGAAGTAACTTTTGGTTTTGCATTTTATTTGGTCAATTTATTTTTAGTCTTGCAATTATTTTTGGTCGGTAGTGCGATCATAGCCGAACGCTATACTTACGTTCCCTACATAGGTTTGTTCTTTGTATTCAGCTGGTGCTTAGAAAAAATGCTCTCACAAAAGAAGAACTTAGCATATGGTTTGGTGATCGGCGCAGGTCTTATTTGTACGGGATTAACTTACAAACATGCAACGACCTGGCAGAACACCGGAAGCTTATGGGACAATGCTATACGATCCTATCCGGGAGCCAAAGCATATACCAACCGGGCTTATCTTTATCAACAACAGGGCCAGCTGGAAAAGGCTTTGCAACATTATCAAACCTCATTAAAATACAATGTGATTGATGCGGAAGTGTATTACAATATGGGCGTCATTTATTTTAATCTCAATAAAGATAGTTTTGCTTTGACTTCCTACGGCACTGCATTACAATACAAACCCGAATATGAAGAAGCATTTAATGGCAGAGGTTCTGTTTATGCCAGAATGGGACAACACGAAAAAGCTTACGCTGATTTTAACAAATGTCTGAGCCTGGACCCCAATTATGCACTAGCCTACAAAAACAGGGCTTCATCCTATTTCATTGAAAATAAATACGACTCTGCTATTGTAGATTACAAAAGATATATCGCCTTAAATAAATCGGATGTGGAAGGCGTTTCGAATTTATGTGTCGTTTATTTAAACAAAGGAGATAATGAAGAAGCTATTAAAATCTGCGATCAGGCCATTCAACAAGATCCCAAATTTGCAAAAGCATATACGAATGCCGGAGCCGCTTATATTAATCTCAATAATTTTCCTAAAGCCATTGAATACCTCAGTAAAAGTTTTACACTGGATTCCATAAGTGAAGAAAATTTGAAATTCCTCAGTCTGGCATATTTAAAAAATGGAGATACAACCAAAGCCTATTCCATTTTTGAATATGCGCAGAAGTTGAAGGCCAGATAG
- a CDS encoding metallophosphoesterase: MIPALLITACSGSKNLNHTSNDEIVSFAIIQINDFYEIAPLENGKIGGAARIASLRKKVLKDFPNTYTVLAGDFLSPSLLGTLKWEGERIRGKQMVEALNLLGLDLATFGNHEFDIDMASLQKRLNESKFDWVSSNVLQVNNGQKAPFTIQQNGNTRSIPKNKIIRFSNAKGKTIRIGFVAPCLPANKTDFVYYEDIYTSTEQQLKIIKDSVDFIISLSHLNKEDDLAMAKKYPEINLILGGHEHENMKYEIGKR, from the coding sequence TTGATTCCTGCGTTGTTAATTACTGCTTGTTCCGGTTCAAAAAATTTAAATCACACTTCAAATGATGAAATCGTTTCCTTTGCCATCATTCAGATTAATGATTTTTACGAAATTGCTCCTCTTGAAAATGGAAAAATTGGGGGCGCAGCAAGGATTGCCAGTTTAAGAAAAAAAGTACTCAAAGATTTTCCAAATACCTATACTGTTCTTGCCGGTGACTTCCTCAGTCCGAGTTTATTGGGCACGCTCAAATGGGAAGGCGAACGCATCCGCGGAAAACAAATGGTTGAAGCCTTAAACTTATTAGGATTGGACCTTGCGACCTTTGGAAACCATGAATTTGATATTGATATGGCCTCCCTTCAAAAGCGGCTCAACGAATCGAAATTTGATTGGGTCTCCTCGAATGTTTTGCAGGTAAACAACGGACAAAAAGCCCCATTTACCATCCAGCAGAATGGAAATACACGGTCCATCCCAAAAAATAAAATAATCAGATTTTCTAATGCAAAAGGAAAGACGATTCGCATTGGATTTGTAGCCCCTTGTTTGCCTGCCAATAAAACTGATTTTGTGTATTACGAAGATATTTATACAAGTACTGAACAACAATTAAAAATCATCAAAGACAGCGTTGATTTTATCATTTCACTCAGCCATCTCAATAAAGAAGACGATTTAGCCATGGCTAAAAAATATCCTGAAATTAATTTGATATTGGGCGGACACGAGCACGAAAATATGAAATATGAAATTGGAAAACGGTGA